ATATTGTTCTAAACAATCTTTTACATACGGATGGTTGGGAACCGAAGCAAAAATAGCACCCTGAACAGCAAAACCTGTAATAATTTCGCCTTCTGTTTTGGGCAGATACGAGGCGTTTAACTGCTCCATTCCTCCGGCATCTTCAAATAATCCGGGATGTATTTCGTGTGCGCTGAAAAAGTCATAATCAAACCATTCATCTTTAAAAGGTTTTAATATTTTAACATCCGAATCTAAATATAAACCGCCTTCTGTATAAAGTGCATATAAACGAATATAATCGGCAGCAAAAGCCCATTTTTTAGCTTCAAAAGCTTCTTTTACAAAAGGAACCGAATCAAAATCAAAACTATCTTTATTCCATATTCGTAAGTCAAATTCAGGCAGATGAACTTTCCATGTTGCCATACATTCTTTTATAAACGGAGTATAATCTTCTCCACTAAACCAGCAGATATGAATTGTTTTTGGAATCATAATTTTTGTTTATTCGTTTGAAAAAAAATTACACTTTATAAAATCTTCCAACGACTTTGGCCAGTTTAATACCTAAAATTTTTCGTTGTATTTCCCATTTTGAATGTGCCAGTATGGGATAACTGCAATATTTCCAATAAATAACATCTGAATTTCTTGGGATTTTTCCCTGAACTGCTCTTAGTAAATGATGCGCTTTCCATGGTTTCGGGCTTCCCATTCCGTGTGACATTGTAGAATTTCCTTTAGAAAACCCCATTCCTTCTTTTCCAATGTAACTTACAGGTTCTTCATAAACTTCTATGGCGGCATTTAGAGCATCCTGATCGGGTTTATCAAAAATTTGAAATCCTTCTCTTTTTAAAACCGTAGAATTATACGATTGATTTAGAAAAATAGAATTCTCCAGACCGCCAATAGCAGGTCCCATATGTTCCTGCATCTGAATCCATAATTTTAAAAAATGGATATTTTTTTTAAGAAGACCAACAAAACCGGCATTTACATAAATAGCATTTTTAAAATGCAAGTCGATATTAAAATGTTTGTAATAGGTTTTCCAGCCTTGTCTGCGCGGATGAAATTCCTGCAAAGGCGAATTTATATCTTCACAAAGTGCTATTCCGTAATGTACCCATTGTTCGTAACACGACCAGGAATCGTTTATTACAATATCCGGATCAAAATAAAACAGGGCTTCATTTTCTTTTGCAGGCCCTTCCCATAGTTCCAGCATAAAATCAGGTTTGTAATTTGCCATATTATAGTTCGTCACTATGGGCAGAAAAATTACGTTTATTCCCTGCACCGGAGTTAAGGTTATGGCTTCTTTCCATTTCCCGATGGGCTGTTTTTCTCCTTTCAATACCCACTTGGGCAGCGAACCCCGATAGCCAACATATATATTGCCCGAAAATCCGTTTTGGTATAGAGAATTTGAAAGTGCCGCTACACCAAAATGGTAGTGTCCCTCGAAAATAGTGCAAACTGATGCATTCATAAATTTAATATGCGTTTAAGTCTTCTTTTTACTCGTTTCGATTGATTTCTGATATAGGTAATATAAAATAAATCAGAGCTTTGCACTTTATATAAACTCATCATGCGTTCTTTATCTGTCTGGCTTGAGTACATTAAATCGTCGATAGATTCTGAACCCAGACGTCCTCTTCCTGAATAATGTAAATGGCTTATAGGTACATCTAATGCAAATGATGATGATTGTTTATCGATTGTTTTTTGAGCTTCTTCAGACAATTGAGAATACCAAAATTGATACGATTCTGTATTTTGTTTATATCCTCCCTGAATGGCATGAATCAAGTCTAAAGTATTTATGTAATCTCCAGACCATGAACTCAGCCAGTTGAATGGTGCTTTGCATAAATTGAGCATTTTCCAGTCTCCAATCAATGACGCAATATGCAGTAAGGACTGATCGTGTTTTTTAGGAATTTCTGGATTTTGTTTGAACCAGTCTACTGCAGCATTCATATCATCAATCATTTTTTGGCTTTTTTTGACCAAAATATGTCCAGCTGTAATGGCTGAATTTAAACTTTCGCTCCCGAAAATTTCTTTTACTTTTTCCGGAAGTATGTAATTGTGAATACCGCAGGTGGTGTATTCTGTATCGGCATGAACTAAATCGTAATCTTCTGAAAATTCAAACAAACGCTCCCAATTCATTAGGGCAACGATGTCATTATCTGTATAAATAAATTCATCCCAATCTGAGAAAAAAGCTAAGAAACGGTATAAAAATCCCATTGGGCATTCTGTTAAAACACTTCTCAGATTGTGGATAAAGTTTCTGGCTTCTTCTGAAAAATCTTCTACGGTTAAGAACTCTGCTTCTTTTAAAATATATTGAGAATTGATTTTTTCTCCTCCAAAATGTATTAACCGAATGGGCAGCTCACAACCGCTTTTTCTGATGGAGTAAATTAAATTTTCACTGTACCACTGACTTTTTAAATTTGCCACTAAAACAATACCTTTTTTCATCTGATTGATTTTATATGCCTAAA
The sequence above is a segment of the Flavobacterium sp. genome. Coding sequences within it:
- a CDS encoding glycosyltransferase — translated: MIPKTIHICWFSGEDYTPFIKECMATWKVHLPEFDLRIWNKDSFDFDSVPFVKEAFEAKKWAFAADYIRLYALYTEGGLYLDSDVKILKPFKDEWFDYDFFSAHEIHPGLFEDAGGMEQLNASYLPKTEGEIITGFAVQGAIFASVPNHPYVKDCLEQYTNLHLFSDDGTMNLKKVIIGSVITPVAEKYGYTYQNKKQILKDNMLILPANIIVGNSIYLDRESYAIHLINGSWRGKKGIEKFMHLVRNHYPRLFPVVNFIDKSVKKTYRTSKYLKTILTKN